The Cystobacter fuscus DSM 2262 genome includes a region encoding these proteins:
- a CDS encoding alpha/beta fold hydrolase, with product MNTQFMTSGVAPATPQADSTVKGLDGFTHRYAEVNGTRIHYVVGGKGPAIVLVHGYPYTWASWRKLMPLLADAGFTVIAPDLRGLGDSAKTETGYSKVNVAEDIRQIVKSLGFDTIHLVGTDIGTMVAYAYASRHPDEVRRLILAESLIPGFGLDELMNPATGGYWHFGFHAQVDVAELLTAGKEVAYLQPTMKWASTSKDAEEVALKLFLPYYLAPGGMRAGFKHYETMVEDGRENRAAFRSKLKMPVLVLNGDKGIPQAQTLGCVLQVAENVEAELVPQSGHTFAEDNPAWVGERLARFFAPLSPAHG from the coding sequence ATGAACACCCAGTTCATGACAAGCGGAGTGGCCCCGGCGACTCCCCAGGCAGACAGCACGGTGAAAGGACTCGACGGATTCACGCATCGCTACGCCGAGGTGAACGGCACCCGCATCCACTATGTGGTGGGCGGAAAGGGCCCGGCCATCGTGCTCGTGCATGGATACCCATACACCTGGGCCTCGTGGCGCAAGCTGATGCCCCTGCTCGCCGATGCCGGCTTCACCGTGATCGCCCCCGACCTTCGCGGCCTCGGCGATTCCGCCAAGACCGAGACGGGTTATTCGAAGGTCAACGTCGCCGAGGACATCCGGCAGATCGTCAAGTCGCTCGGCTTCGACACCATCCACCTGGTCGGCACCGACATCGGCACGATGGTCGCCTATGCCTACGCGTCCCGCCATCCCGACGAGGTCCGCCGGCTGATATTGGCCGAGTCCCTGATCCCCGGCTTCGGACTCGATGAGCTGATGAACCCGGCAACGGGCGGCTATTGGCACTTCGGCTTCCACGCCCAGGTCGATGTCGCCGAGCTGCTGACGGCCGGGAAGGAAGTGGCCTACCTGCAGCCCACGATGAAATGGGCGTCCACGTCGAAGGACGCGGAGGAGGTGGCGCTGAAGCTCTTCCTTCCGTACTACCTCGCGCCGGGTGGCATGCGCGCCGGCTTCAAGCATTACGAGACGATGGTCGAGGACGGCAGGGAGAACCGCGCGGCCTTCCGCTCCAAGCTGAAGATGCCCGTGTTGGTCCTGAACGGCGACAAGGGCATCCCTCAGGCCCAGACGCTCGGATGCGTGCTCCAGGTCGCGGAGAACGTCGAGGCGGAACTCGTCCCCCAGAGTGGCCATACCTTCGCCGAGGACAATCCGGCCTGGGTCGGCGAGAGACTCGCTCGCTTCTTCGCCCCTCTCTCGCCAGCCCATGGATGA
- a CDS encoding aminotransferase class IV produces the protein MMDTVAVNGEVRRLEELRLQDFLQSFFFGAGFFETFLITRGTPMFLGRHLARLRSSLGAHTGCVRAPPEDVLTVSAVRESLRRCLAADASLGLGFTGVGKLVAGDGRLLLSFRALPASHEHTVLDEWEAHGYRRGDPSLRHKSVSYLRQYAHLGRGVVFANEAGELCEAPNGNLFFLLDDAVVTPPLEAPCLPGIIRSVLLEEGRLGDMPVVERPVGREHLEAARGCVLTNSVSLALAVPRLLGRELPGSHALTERARAVVWEYARHEE, from the coding sequence ATGATGGACACGGTCGCGGTGAACGGAGAGGTGCGGCGGCTCGAGGAGTTGCGGCTCCAGGACTTCCTCCAGTCGTTCTTCTTCGGCGCGGGCTTCTTCGAGACGTTCCTCATCACCAGGGGCACGCCCATGTTCCTCGGGCGGCATCTCGCGCGGCTCCGCTCGAGCCTCGGAGCCCATACGGGCTGCGTGCGCGCACCACCCGAGGACGTGCTCACCGTCAGCGCCGTCCGCGAGTCCTTGCGTCGGTGCCTGGCGGCGGATGCCAGCCTGGGCCTGGGCTTCACGGGCGTGGGCAAGCTGGTGGCGGGAGATGGGCGGCTGCTGCTGTCCTTCCGGGCCCTGCCGGCTTCGCACGAGCACACCGTCCTCGACGAGTGGGAGGCGCACGGCTACCGCAGGGGCGATCCCTCCTTGAGACACAAGAGCGTCTCGTACCTGCGGCAGTACGCGCACCTCGGCCGGGGTGTGGTTTTCGCCAACGAGGCCGGGGAGCTCTGCGAGGCGCCGAACGGGAATCTGTTCTTCCTCCTGGATGATGCGGTGGTGACTCCGCCCCTGGAGGCTCCCTGCCTTCCCGGCATCATCCGCTCCGTGCTGCTGGAGGAAGGACGGCTCGGGGACATGCCGGTCGTGGAGCGCCCGGTGGGACGGGAGCATCTGGAGGCCGCCCGAGGCTGTGTCCTCACCAACTCAGTGAGCCTCGCGCTCGCCGTCCCGCGGCTGCTCGGGCGGGAGTTGCCCGGGAGTCATGCGTTGACCGAGCGCGCTCGGGCCGTGGTGTGGGAGTACGCACGGCATGAGGAGTGA
- a CDS encoding anthranilate synthase component II, protein MMLLIDNFDSFTFNLVQVLGGLGAELKVVRNDALTLSGVEALRPGRIVISPGPCTPNEAGISLEVIRAFASRVPVLGVCLGHQSIGQVFGGRVVRAPVPVHGKTADIHHDGRGVFRGLPNPFVAARYHSLVVERASLPDCLEVTAWCGDLVMGLRHREYPWVEGIQFHPESFLTPHGNTLLANFLEARSG, encoded by the coding sequence ATGATGCTGCTCATCGACAACTTCGACTCCTTCACCTTCAACCTCGTGCAGGTGCTGGGTGGGCTCGGGGCGGAGCTGAAGGTGGTGCGCAACGACGCCCTCACCCTCTCCGGGGTGGAGGCCCTGCGGCCCGGGCGCATCGTCATCTCGCCGGGTCCGTGCACGCCGAACGAGGCCGGCATCTCCCTGGAGGTCATCCGCGCCTTCGCGAGCCGGGTGCCGGTGCTCGGGGTGTGTCTGGGGCACCAGTCCATCGGCCAGGTGTTCGGCGGGCGCGTGGTACGGGCTCCGGTGCCCGTGCACGGGAAGACGGCCGACATCCACCACGATGGCCGGGGCGTCTTCCGGGGCCTGCCCAACCCGTTCGTCGCCGCGCGCTATCACTCGCTGGTGGTGGAGCGGGCGAGCCTTCCGGACTGCCTGGAGGTCACGGCCTGGTGCGGCGACCTGGTGATGGGGCTGCGCCACCGCGAGTACCCGTGGGTGGAGGGCATCCAGTTCCATCCCGAGTCCTTCCTCACACCGCACGGCAACACGTTGCTCGCGAACTTCCTGGAGGCGCGAAGCGGATGA
- a CDS encoding anthranilate synthase component I family protein: MSVVPIPPRSPLDRERFEALVAEGYDQVPLVRSVELHGSRPVDLLRALPSGQRFLLESTRVSNEGRYSFVGARPFLTFRARGARCEVNGEPQPGEPLATLRGLLGRWRGVRLPGMPLFCGGAVGFFAYEASHYFESLPRHRNDDLGLPDIALDFVDTFVAVDHLEDRALVVATGRDYEDCLQRVEALERVVRTVASTGLREPAWRLADGQTPDVSWRSNFTQEGYQRAVERVQEYIRAGDTYQVNLSQRLEVEPRLPALELYEALSSISPVHFASYLEVDGFEVVSASPERLVRVEDGRAITRPIAGTRRKGTPEENARFAHELRTSEKERAEHAMLVDLERNDLGRVCAYGSVQVTKLMEIIEYAHVLHIESEVVGRLAPGVAPLDVVAAVFPGGTITGVPKIRTMQLITELEPHARGLYTGSLGYVSFTGELDLNIVIRTMVLKGGRAWVQVGAGIVHDSEPRREYQETLHKARSLLLALSACPVEGTA, encoded by the coding sequence ATGTCAGTCGTCCCCATTCCGCCTCGCTCTCCGCTGGATCGCGAGCGCTTCGAGGCACTCGTGGCGGAAGGCTACGACCAGGTACCCCTCGTCCGCTCGGTGGAACTGCACGGCTCGCGGCCCGTGGACCTGCTGCGAGCCCTCCCCTCGGGACAGCGCTTCCTGCTCGAGAGCACCCGTGTCTCCAACGAGGGCCGCTACTCCTTCGTGGGAGCCAGACCCTTCCTCACGTTCCGAGCCCGGGGCGCGCGGTGCGAGGTGAACGGCGAGCCCCAGCCGGGCGAGCCCCTGGCCACCTTGCGTGGGCTGCTCGGACGCTGGCGGGGCGTGCGGCTGCCGGGAATGCCGCTCTTCTGCGGCGGGGCGGTGGGCTTCTTCGCCTACGAGGCCTCGCACTACTTCGAGTCCCTGCCACGCCACCGGAACGACGATCTGGGTCTGCCGGACATCGCGCTGGACTTCGTGGACACCTTCGTGGCGGTGGACCACCTGGAGGACCGGGCGCTCGTGGTGGCCACGGGCCGTGACTACGAGGATTGCCTTCAACGGGTGGAGGCGCTGGAGCGCGTCGTGCGCACGGTCGCCTCGACCGGGCTCCGGGAACCGGCCTGGCGCCTCGCGGACGGCCAGACGCCGGACGTGTCCTGGCGCTCCAACTTCACGCAGGAGGGCTACCAGCGCGCGGTGGAGCGCGTGCAGGAGTACATCCGCGCGGGAGACACCTATCAGGTCAATCTCTCGCAGCGGCTGGAGGTGGAGCCGCGCCTCCCCGCGCTGGAGCTGTACGAGGCCCTCTCGTCGATCAGCCCGGTGCACTTCGCCAGCTACCTGGAGGTGGACGGCTTCGAGGTGGTGAGTGCCTCGCCCGAGCGTCTGGTGCGGGTGGAGGACGGCCGGGCCATCACCCGCCCGATCGCGGGCACGCGCCGCAAGGGCACTCCGGAGGAGAACGCCCGGTTCGCGCACGAGTTGCGCACCAGCGAGAAGGAGCGGGCCGAGCACGCGATGCTGGTGGACCTGGAGCGCAACGACCTGGGGCGCGTCTGCGCCTACGGGAGCGTCCAGGTGACGAAGCTGATGGAGATCATCGAGTACGCCCACGTGCTCCACATCGAGTCCGAGGTGGTGGGCCGGCTGGCGCCGGGAGTGGCGCCGCTCGACGTGGTGGCGGCGGTGTTCCCGGGCGGCACCATCACCGGCGTGCCGAAGATCCGCACCATGCAGCTCATCACCGAGCTGGAGCCCCACGCGCGGGGCCTCTACACGGGCTCGCTCGGGTACGTGAGCTTCACGGGCGAACTGGACCTGAACATCGTCATCCGCACCATGGTGCTCAAAGGCGGCCGGGCCTGGGTGCAGGTGGGGGCGGGCATCGTCCACGACTCGGAGCCGAGGCGCGAGTACCAGGAGACGCTGCACAAGGCGCGCTCGCTGCTGCTGGCGCTGTCCGCGTGCCCGGTGGAGGGCACGGCATGA
- a CDS encoding LysE family transporter, with amino-acid sequence MALSVWLTFFAASWAISLSPGAGAVAAMSAGLDHGFRRGYFVTFGLVLGIVTQVLVVAMGMGALIAASTLAFSVVKWAGVAYLVWLGVRQWRASALPLVADADAGPAGGRGVVPRRQLVLKGWIVNALNPKGTVFILAVVPQFVALSEPLGPQYLAIGATIGFTDLVVMGGYTLLASRALRLLRSPRHLSVLNKTFGTLFILAGVLLASFQRTQR; translated from the coding sequence ATGGCCCTGTCCGTCTGGCTCACCTTCTTCGCCGCCTCCTGGGCGATCAGCCTGTCGCCCGGCGCGGGCGCGGTCGCCGCGATGAGCGCGGGTCTCGACCACGGCTTTCGCCGCGGCTACTTCGTGACCTTCGGTCTGGTGCTCGGCATCGTCACGCAGGTGCTCGTCGTCGCGATGGGGATGGGCGCGCTGATCGCCGCCTCGACACTCGCGTTCTCGGTGGTGAAGTGGGCCGGTGTGGCGTACCTCGTCTGGCTGGGAGTGCGCCAGTGGCGCGCGTCGGCGCTGCCGCTGGTCGCGGACGCCGATGCCGGCCCTGCCGGTGGGCGGGGCGTGGTGCCGCGCCGCCAGCTCGTGCTGAAGGGCTGGATCGTCAATGCGCTGAACCCCAAGGGCACGGTCTTCATCCTCGCCGTCGTGCCCCAGTTCGTCGCGCTGTCGGAACCGCTGGGCCCGCAGTACCTCGCGATCGGCGCGACGATCGGGTTCACCGACCTCGTCGTGATGGGCGGCTACACGCTGCTGGCGTCGCGCGCGCTGCGGCTGCTGCGCTCGCCACGGCACCTGTCGGTGCTGAACAAGACCTTCGGCACGCTGTTCATCCTCGCCGGCGTGCTGCTGGCCTCGTTCCAGCGCACCCAGCGCTGA
- a CDS encoding CHAT domain-containing tetratricopeptide repeat protein, with protein sequence MNRALVSTTLIVLHCVTFATVARASSDAPPEAAPRAASDDQTLMKVARCADADATGPTRPDVPDDQQLELAQSLDSLAIHHHEQGRYERAEPLIRCALWLREKLLGGHHATLAFSLNNLAALYQAQGQYARAEPLLVRTLEIWEETLGRNHPQLATALNNLAYVYYLQGHYARAEPLYVRALRLEEKNLGENHPKLATVLGNMALLYTRQGLYARAEPLLTRALRIREAALGENHPDVATSLNNLAGVYDAQGSHARAEPLYVRALRIRETIHGKNHPDVATILNNLASLYKHQEDVVRAEPLLVRALEIREAALGENHPDVASSLQNLASLYRNQGLHARAEPLFERALKIFEATVGENHPNVAIVLGNLAGLHQAQGHAGRAEALYVRSLRILEGTLGGNHPEVATILRSLAKLYQDQGFYTRAEPLFERTLQIQRANLGENHPKLAEALDDLARIYLEQGTYARAEPLFTRALELRKAASGETHSDVALSLNNLAALYVSQGHYARAEPLLTHALEIWEEVLGKTHLQVATALNNLAYVYYLQGHYARAEPLYDRTLGIEEKTLGENHLQVASTLNNLALLYNAQGHYARAEPLYVRALRIRETALGENHPDVAGSLSNLAAVYDSQGEPWRAEPLYVRALRIREMALGENHPDVANTLNNLAGLYQSEGLFARAETLLVRALRIRETTLGENHPDVSISVHNLAALYRSQGLLERAEPLYTRALKSFEATLGENHPNVARSLDNLAGIYSTKGNAARAEPLYTRALQILEASLGKKHPEVATSLNGLASLYEAQGQHARAEPLFVRALDIRRAAFGENHTEVAASLNNLASFYEAQGQHARAEPLYVRALGIWKKTLDSNHPTVATSLTNLAMLRLAQGRLDAALPLFEEAFSSSESHLRQELLGFSEQNLSTILGRHRTREEILYSLVREYPDNPRLLQLSLTSALLSKGRSFQEIANTSRIIYRHLEPADREPFERLRAMRAQLSTLSLSGPGSHSSADHQLRLKTLSDEVDALEADLAKRSEPFRALYRPPPVDQLVSRVAAALPQDGALVEFIAYRNRLFASRADESLSKEYPPARYLALVLLPSGRIQAVDLGPAEPLDRAAQELHDALAKRLVAYLPAAQALHDAAFRPLLPHLDGVRRLFLAPDGQLNLVPFDALHDGERFLIDAFNASYLSSGKDLLLRTETLSSRAPMVILADPSFPPPDAVAALEERSAPDATTSRPRLGLGNVPWVRLKGTRQEAEAIHRMFPRARLLLGPDATKQALMSLSAPDLLHIATHGFFLAQGQASPDTRVVVVDAGGMNPKALPTNPLLRSGLVLAAPPGETEAPRREDSLATAMELAGLDLWGTQLVVLSACDTGRGGIKVGEGVYGMRRSFLIAGTETLVTSLWRVDDTVVPQLMRDYYRHLLEGQGRTTALREAMRELRQSQPHPYFWASFTALGSDAPLRSRAGPAAAKQATPRP encoded by the coding sequence ATGAACCGAGCACTCGTGTCGACGACGCTCATCGTCTTGCATTGTGTGACCTTCGCGACGGTAGCGCGGGCTTCGTCGGACGCCCCCCCGGAGGCAGCACCAAGGGCCGCGTCCGATGATCAGACGCTGATGAAGGTGGCGAGGTGTGCCGATGCGGACGCCACCGGACCCACGAGACCGGACGTCCCCGACGACCAACAGCTCGAACTCGCCCAGTCTCTCGACAGTCTCGCCATACATCACCACGAGCAGGGGCGTTACGAGCGCGCCGAGCCCTTGATCCGTTGCGCACTCTGGCTGCGGGAGAAACTCCTCGGGGGGCACCATGCCACCCTTGCCTTCTCGCTCAACAACCTCGCCGCGCTCTACCAGGCCCAAGGCCAATACGCGCGTGCTGAACCCCTGCTCGTCCGCACACTGGAGATCTGGGAGGAAACCCTGGGAAGGAACCATCCCCAGCTCGCCACCGCGCTCAACAACCTCGCTTACGTCTACTACCTACAGGGGCACTACGCGCGCGCCGAACCCCTGTATGTCCGCGCGCTCCGGCTCGAGGAAAAGAACCTTGGTGAGAACCATCCCAAACTCGCCACGGTGCTGGGCAACATGGCCCTCCTCTACACACGACAGGGGCTCTATGCGCGCGCCGAGCCTCTATTAACCCGCGCGCTCAGGATTCGGGAAGCAGCCCTGGGTGAGAATCACCCCGACGTCGCCACATCCCTCAACAATCTCGCCGGCGTCTACGACGCACAAGGAAGCCACGCGCGCGCCGAGCCGCTGTATGTCCGTGCGCTCCGGATTCGAGAAACGATCCATGGGAAGAACCACCCCGACGTCGCCACCATTCTCAACAACCTCGCCTCCCTCTACAAGCATCAAGAAGACGTGGTGCGCGCTGAGCCCTTGCTGGTCCGGGCACTCGAAATCCGGGAAGCGGCCCTTGGCGAAAACCATCCCGACGTCGCCAGCTCCCTGCAGAACCTCGCGAGCCTCTACCGGAACCAGGGGCTTCACGCACGCGCCGAGCCTTTGTTCGAGCGTGCCCTCAAGATCTTCGAGGCGACGGTTGGCGAAAACCATCCCAACGTCGCCATTGTCCTGGGCAATCTCGCCGGCCTGCATCAGGCCCAGGGCCATGCCGGGCGCGCCGAAGCCCTGTACGTGCGCTCACTGCGTATTCTGGAGGGCACACTCGGTGGGAATCACCCCGAGGTCGCAACCATCCTCCGCAGCCTCGCCAAGCTCTACCAGGACCAAGGCTTCTACACCCGTGCCGAACCCTTGTTCGAGCGCACACTTCAAATCCAGCGGGCGAACCTCGGAGAAAACCATCCCAAGCTCGCCGAGGCCCTCGACGACCTCGCCAGGATCTACCTGGAACAAGGCACCTATGCGCGCGCCGAGCCCTTGTTCACACGCGCGCTCGAACTCCGCAAAGCGGCATCCGGCGAGACGCATTCCGATGTCGCCCTGTCGCTCAACAACCTCGCCGCGCTCTACGTCTCACAAGGGCACTACGCGCGTGCCGAGCCCTTGCTCACACACGCGCTCGAGATCTGGGAAGAGGTGCTTGGCAAGACCCATCTCCAGGTCGCCACCGCGCTCAACAACCTCGCCTACGTCTATTATTTACAAGGGCACTACGCGCGCGCCGAGCCGCTCTATGACCGCACGCTCGGGATCGAGGAAAAGACACTTGGCGAGAACCATCTTCAGGTGGCGAGCACGCTCAACAACCTCGCACTCCTCTACAACGCTCAGGGACACTACGCACGCGCCGAACCGCTCTATGTCCGCGCGCTCCGGATTCGGGAGACGGCCCTGGGCGAGAACCATCCTGACGTCGCGGGTTCCCTGAGCAACCTCGCGGCCGTCTATGACTCACAGGGGGAGCCCTGGCGGGCTGAGCCGCTCTATGTCCGTGCGCTCCGGATTCGGGAGATGGCCCTGGGCGAGAACCATCCCGACGTCGCGAACACCCTCAACAACCTCGCCGGGCTCTACCAGTCAGAGGGACTCTTCGCCCGCGCGGAGACCTTGCTGGTCCGCGCGCTCAGGATTCGCGAGACCACTCTTGGAGAAAACCACCCGGACGTCTCCATTTCCGTCCACAATCTCGCCGCCCTCTACAGGAGCCAGGGACTTCTCGAGCGTGCCGAGCCCTTGTACACACGCGCCCTCAAGAGCTTCGAGGCGACACTCGGCGAGAACCACCCCAACGTGGCGCGATCCCTCGACAACCTCGCCGGAATCTACTCGACCAAGGGAAACGCCGCCCGTGCCGAACCCCTGTACACACGCGCGCTCCAGATCCTGGAGGCCTCGCTCGGCAAGAAACATCCCGAAGTCGCCACTTCGCTCAATGGTCTCGCCAGCCTCTATGAGGCACAGGGCCAACACGCACGCGCCGAGCCCTTGTTCGTTCGGGCACTCGACATCCGGCGGGCAGCCTTCGGAGAGAACCACACCGAGGTCGCCGCGTCCCTCAACAACCTCGCCAGCTTCTATGAGGCCCAGGGCCAGCACGCGCGCGCCGAGCCCCTGTACGTCCGCGCGCTGGGAATCTGGAAGAAGACGCTCGACAGCAATCACCCCACCGTCGCCACCAGTCTCACCAATCTCGCCATGCTCCGCCTGGCCCAAGGCCGACTGGACGCGGCGCTTCCCTTGTTCGAAGAGGCGTTTTCGTCCTCCGAGTCCCACCTGCGCCAGGAACTCCTCGGCTTCTCCGAGCAGAACCTGTCCACCATCCTCGGCCGCCACCGCACTCGGGAAGAAATCCTCTACAGCCTTGTCCGCGAGTACCCGGACAACCCGCGTCTTCTCCAGCTCTCCCTCACCTCGGCGCTGCTGAGCAAGGGCCGCTCGTTCCAGGAAATCGCCAACACCTCGCGCATCATCTACCGCCACCTGGAACCCGCCGACCGCGAGCCCTTCGAGCGCCTGCGGGCGATGAGGGCGCAGCTCTCGACGCTCTCGCTCTCGGGTCCCGGCTCGCATTCGTCCGCGGATCACCAACTGCGGCTCAAGACCCTCTCGGACGAAGTCGATGCGCTGGAAGCGGACCTCGCCAAGCGCTCAGAGCCCTTCCGCGCGCTCTACCGTCCGCCGCCTGTCGATCAGCTCGTCTCCCGGGTGGCGGCCGCGCTTCCCCAGGATGGCGCGCTCGTCGAGTTCATCGCCTACCGCAATCGTCTCTTCGCCTCCAGGGCGGATGAGTCCCTGTCGAAGGAGTACCCCCCCGCGCGCTACCTCGCGCTCGTGCTTCTTCCCTCGGGGCGCATCCAGGCCGTCGACCTGGGTCCGGCCGAGCCTCTCGATCGTGCCGCCCAGGAGCTGCACGACGCCCTGGCGAAAAGACTTGTCGCCTATCTGCCCGCGGCGCAAGCCCTCCACGACGCGGCCTTCCGGCCCCTCCTTCCCCACCTCGACGGCGTGCGGCGGCTCTTCCTCGCCCCCGATGGTCAGCTCAACCTCGTTCCCTTCGATGCCCTCCACGATGGGGAACGCTTCCTGATCGACGCCTTCAACGCTTCCTACCTCTCCTCGGGCAAGGACCTGCTGCTACGTACCGAAACCCTCTCCAGCAGGGCCCCCATGGTCATCCTGGCGGATCCCTCCTTCCCTCCGCCGGATGCCGTCGCGGCACTTGAGGAGCGGAGCGCCCCCGATGCCACCACCTCCAGGCCACGCCTGGGACTAGGCAACGTTCCCTGGGTCCGACTGAAGGGCACCCGCCAGGAGGCCGAGGCCATCCACCGCATGTTTCCCAGGGCGCGATTGCTCCTGGGTCCGGACGCCACCAAGCAGGCCCTGATGAGCCTCTCCGCGCCCGACCTGCTGCACATCGCGACCCACGGCTTCTTCCTGGCTCAGGGACAGGCCTCGCCAGACACCCGGGTAGTGGTCGTGGATGCCGGAGGGATGAACCCCAAGGCGCTTCCCACCAACCCCCTGTTGCGCTCGGGCCTGGTCCTGGCTGCGCCTCCTGGCGAGACCGAGGCACCTCGCCGAGAGGACTCACTGGCCACGGCCATGGAACTGGCGGGGCTCGACCTCTGGGGCACTCAGCTGGTGGTCCTGTCGGCCTGCGACACGGGCCGCGGCGGCATCAAGGTGGGCGAGGGGGTCTACGGCATGCGCCGCTCGTTCCTGATCGCGGGAACCGAGACGTTGGTGACGAGCCTGTGGCGTGTCGATGACACGGTGGTTCCCCAACTCATGCGGGATTATTACCGCCATTTGTTGGAGGGCCAGGGCCGCACCACCGCGCTGCGTGAAGCCATGAGGGAGCTGCGCCAGAGTCAGCCCCATCCCTATTTCTGGGCCTCGTTCACCGCCCTGGGCTCGGATGCGCCCCTGCGGTCCCGAGCCGGCCCCGCCGCGGCGAAGCAGGCCACCCCGCGGCCGTGA
- a CDS encoding glutathione S-transferase family protein — MSKNHCLETGDGLVIRQSLAILEYLEERFPEPNLLGGTPAARAATRELMALIDEANTFFGLWCHKGSPLFAGSEPQSAEGGGHGGGGV; from the coding sequence GTGAGTAAGAACCATTGCCTCGAGACCGGGGACGGCCTCGTCATCCGGCAATCCCTCGCGATTCTCGAGTACCTCGAGGAGCGATTCCCGGAACCGAACCTGCTAGGCGGGACCCCGGCGGCGCGGGCCGCGACGCGCGAACTCATGGCGCTGATCGACGAGGCGAACACCTTCTTCGGGCTCTGGTGCCACAAGGGCAGCCCCTTGTTCGCGGGGAGTGAGCCGCAAAGCGCGGAAGGCGGCGGCCATGGCGGCGGAGGAGTATGA
- a CDS encoding glutathione binding-like protein produces the protein MAAEEYDKRVRRLDTMMADAPFLTGDKVTIADCMAMALFQFAKGVYGVALPADGSKLVGCSPGAPACRYPNTLPTCCACHMD, from the coding sequence ATGGCGGCGGAGGAGTATGACAAGAGGGTTCGGCGGCTCGACACCATGATGGCCGATGCACCCTTCCTGACCGGCGACAAGGTGACGATCGCGGACTGCATGGCCATGGCGCTGTTCCAATTCGCCAAGGGCGTCTATGGAGTTGCACTGCCAGCCGACGGCTCGAAGCTCGTCGGCTGTTCGCCAGGCGCCCCAGCGTGTCGATACCCGAATACCCTCCCGACCTGCTGCGCCTGTCATATGGATTGA